A DNA window from Linepithema humile isolate Giens D197 chromosome 6, Lhum_UNIL_v1.0, whole genome shotgun sequence contains the following coding sequences:
- the LOC105671223 gene encoding facilitated trehalose transporter Tret1-like translates to MISQTKLWWKLLQSGEKRSILAGLAAHTGQISVGLSQGYSAILIPKLFEANFVDQSQASWIASLGVVSNPLGALVAGLCAECFGRRSAIALATLPHAAGWLLIALSKNVPMLYAGRFVNGIGTGMVNGLYLYISETAAPDERAWLASCGPVLVSLGVLMVYTLGAITTWQRAAAISIGPTILSFALIRMLPETPAWLASRGRTDEAKEALLWLRGPGLNVDKEYQELCEANAKRKETKDSLLRALHMPNVWKPFLILLVFFALQQLSGIYVILFYAVNVLKDIGLNVNKYTASVGIGVIRLFTSILGAGLANNFGRKTLASASGFGMAAAATGVALSFRFNLPSWVPLLCVGTHVGASMIGFLTLPWVMTSELYPLRFRGSLGGLTTSIVQILTFVMIKTYPDLNGTVGLESTMWLFGAAGLLGAVFALTILPETRGRSLDDIEMKFCDKPSDSLNASKIFSNVWSQPKNITLQRYATISEEKQSNIAANAYAYDNFCLELSAENLEKSAKAQENSAADKRVIISLALEHECV, encoded by the exons ATGATCAGCCAAACGAAGCTCTGGTGGAAGCTCTTACAATCCGGCGAGAAAAGAAGT ATCCTGGCGGGTTTGGCCGCGCACACCGGGCAGATTTCCGTGGGGCTGTCGCAAGGATACAGCGCGATCCTGATACCGAAGCTCTTCGAGGCGAATTTTGTGGACCAGTCACAGGCGTCGTGGATCGCCTCGCTCGGCGTCGTCTCGAATCCTCTGGGTGCCCTCGTCGCCGGCCTCTGTGCCGAATGCTTCGGCCGCAGATCCGCGATCGCTCTGGCCACACTGCCGCATGCGGCCGGCTGGCTGTTGATCGCATTATCGAAAAATGTGCCGATGCTATACGCCGGCAGATTCGTCAACGGCATCGGCACCGGTATGGTCAACGGGCTCTATCTTTACATCAGCGAG acagCCGCGCCGGATGAAAGAGCTTGGCTCGCGAGCTGTGGGCCAGTTCTGGTTTCTTTGGGTGTTCTGATGGTGTACACTTTGGGCGCTATCACGACGTGGCAAAGAGCGGCCGCTATCAGCATTGGACCAACGATTCTTTCATTCGCGCTGATACG AATGCTACCGGAAACGCCCGCCTGGCTGGCTTCGAGAGGCCGAACGGACGAGGCCAAAGAGGCTCTTCTGTGGCTGCGAGGTCCCGGATTGAACGTCGATAAAGAATACCAAGAGCTCTGCGAGGCGAACGCGAAGCGGAAGGAGACAAAGGATAGTCTGCTGCGGGCGCTACACATGCCCAACGTGTGGAAACCGTTTCTGATCCTTCTCGTCTTCTTCGCGCTCCAGCAACTGTCCGGCATTTACGTGATTCTATTTTACGCCGTGAACGTGCTGAAAGACATCGGCTTAAATGTGAACAAATACACTGCCAGCGTCGGCATAGGCGTTATCAGGCTGTTCACGTCGATTCTCGGTGCCGGCTTGGCGAATAACTTCGGCAGGAAGACCCTAGCCTCCGCCAGCGGCTTCGGGATGGCCGCCGCGGCCACGGGAGTCGCCCTTTCCTTCAG GTTCAATCTTCCGTCGTGGGTGCCGCTGCTCTGTGTCGGGACCCATGTGGGCGCGTCCATGATCGGCTTCCTGACGTTGCCGTGGGTGATGACGTCAGAATTGTACCCGCTGCGGTTTAGAGGCAGCTTGGGGGGTCTCACGACCAGCATTGTGCAGATACTAACGTTTGTCATGATCAAAACGTATCCGGATCTGAACGGTACCGTCGGTCTGGAGTCTACGATGTGGTTGTTCGGCGCAGCCGGTTTGCTCGGCGCCGTCTTCGCCCTCACGATATTACCGGAGACCCGAGGACGCAGTCTCGACGACATCGAAATGAAGTTCTGCGATAAGCCGAGCGACAGCTTGAACGCCAGCAAAATCTTCTCCAACGTCTGGTCGCAACCGAAGAACATCACACTCCAACGATACGCGACGATCTCGGAGGAGAAGCAATCGAATATCGCGGCGAACGCGTACGCTTACGACAACTTCTGTCTAGAGTTGTCGGCGGAGAATCTAGAGAAGAGTGCCAAAGCCCAGGAAAACTCAGCAGCGGATAAACGAGTTATAATCAGCTTAGCGCTCGAGCATGAGTGCGTTTAA
- the LOC105671220 gene encoding serine/threonine-protein phosphatase 6 regulatory ankyrin repeat subunit A-like isoform X2 has protein sequence MNVFKDLQDEPPLLQAIFHGNIEAVRTLLSQQEDVNWQDKEQRSLLHAAAYRGDTAIVELLLLNGAVANSKDKKWLTPLHRACCSGNYNVVDYLLRYKADANARDRSWQTPLHVAAANNAVQGGRTCLHHAAYNGHFEMVEYLIQFGCVINASDKKDRRALHFAAYNGHNEIVKTLIAKDADVNVKDRDLYTPLHAAAASANVECVHILISAGADVEAKNVYGNTPLHIACLNGCPRVIKELMSNHVNLEALNYRGQTALHVAAASLHGVQCFEMLIYNGLKVNVQSEDGRTPLHMTAIHGRFTRSKTLLDAGAFPDARDKNGNTALHIAAWFGFECLTTSLLESAASPATRNAQQRTPLHLSCLAGHIEVCRKLLQLDSRRIDARDIGGRTALHLAAFKGSVDCLDLLLSSGANFRLVDNDNRLALHHAASQGHYPCVFTLVGFGSDSNAQDVNGATPLHLAAAASNSNAQSYKCVQYLLQHRADPRLRDKRGFTAIHYAVAGGNQAALEALLNASSSETPTASSSSSTAEEPSLPALTPIHLAAYHGHDEILKLLLPLFPNTNVQEDSGKTPLDLAAYKGHKECVELLLQFGASVSVQDNVTQRMPVHCAAAAGHADCLALLLQQTDDPSVVNRYDAKQRTPLMLAVANNHMECAMLLLKYKADCNLPDVNKHTPLFRAVVNERDNQMVKLLLKHGARVAVQDTNGKTPLHLAAACGRLCALAALVTADPTAAALKDDQGCTVLHWACYNGNSNCVEYLLNHSVFDFLEDNPFSAVHCAVYQGSAHCLDLLINKFGGQAVAAPRDSSCGLLPLHVAASAGSVECALLILKSVGPELAGLESTDHFGRTPLLCAAINGQCNAIDLLLQWKADVRAVDSSMNTALHLACQRRHSAAAELLLSWIESLGGNEADKNASQQQRVTIINMKNKQQRTPLHLAARNGLITVTRQLLQLGASVVAVDADGLTPALACAPNPAVAKCLATILAAHGQNGETAQYSPSIQQTSEGYLNGGRNGVDSQHSSDSEFY, from the exons ATGAACGTTTTTAAGGATCTTCAGGACGAG CCTCCCTTGTTGCAAGCTATATTTCATGGAAACATAGAAGCAGTTCGTACATTGTTATCTCAACAGGAGGATGTCAATTGGCAAGACAAGGAGCAGCGTTCCCTTTTACATGCTGCAGCATATAG AGGAGATACGGCTATTGTAGAACTTCTTTTGTTAAACGGTGCAGTTGCTAACAGCAAAGACAAGAAATGGTTAACTCCATTGCATAGAGCTTGTTGTTCTGGCAATTATAACGTAGTAGACTATTTATTAAGATACAAAGCAGACGCAAATGCCCGAGATCGCAGTTGGCAGACACCTCTCCATGTAGCAGCAGCAAATAACGCTGTGCA AGGCGGCAGAACGTGTCTTCATCATGCAGCGTATAACGGCCACTTCGAAATGGTGGAGTATCTAATACAGTTCGGTTGTGTGATAAATGCATCTGACAAAAAGGATCGAAGAGCTTTACACTTTGCGGCGTACAACGGCCACAATGAGATTGTAAAAACCTTGATAGCTAAGGACGCTGATGTGAACGTTAAA GATCGAGATTTATACACTCCGTTACACGCAGCAGCCGCTTCCGCTAACGTGGAGTGCGTGCATATTTTGATCAGTGCTGGCGCAGATGTCGAGGCGAAGAATGTCTACGGAAATACTCCGCTACACATTGCCTGCTTGAACGGATGTCCCCGTGTGATCAAGGAACTCATGTCTAATCATGTCAATTTAG AAGCGCTGAATTATCGGGGACAGACCGCGCTACATGTCGCCGCCGCCAGCTTACACGGCGTCCAGTGCTTCGAGATGCTTATATATAACGGACTGAAGGTGAACGTTCAGTCGGAGGACGGCCGTACGCCGTTGCACATGACTGCGATCCATGGAAGATTCACTCGCTCGAAAACACTGCTCGATGCGGGAGCCTTTCCGGACGCGAGAGACAAAAACGGAAACACAGCTTTACATATCGCCGCCTG GTTCGGTTTCGAGTGTTTGACGACGTCTCTGCTGGAAAGCGCCGCGTCTCCGGccacgcgcaacgcgcaacaACGCACGCCTTTGCATCTGAGCTGCCTGGCGGGACATATAGAA GTTTGCCGTAAGTTGTTGCAGCTTGATAGTAGACGAATTGATGCGCGAGACATCGGTGGCCGAACGGCCCTACATTTAGCAGCTTTTAAG GGTTCCGTGGATTGTCTAGATTTACTGTTATCGAGCGGCGCCAATTTCCGTCTCGTTGATAACGACAATCGACTGGCTCTCCACCACGCCGCGAGTCAAGGACATTATCCGTGTGTCTTCACACTGGTTGGATTTGGCAGCGACTCGAACGCTCAAGACGTGAACGGCGCCACTCCGCTGCACTTGGCCGCAGCGGCGTCGAACTCGAACGCCCA GTCCTACAAGTGCGTGCAGTACTTGCTGCAGCACCGAGCAGATCCGCGTTTACGCGATAAACGCGGTTTCACGGCGATTCACTACGCAGTGGCGGGCGGCAATCAAGCGGCGCTCGAGGCGCTTTTGAACGCCTCGTCGTCGGAAACTCCGACCGCTTCGTCCAGCTCGTCGACCGCGGAGGAACCATCCTTGCCAGCGCTCACTCCGATACATCTCGCG GCGTATCACGGTCACGACGAAATCTTGAAGCTGCTTCTGCCTTTGTTCCCCAACACGAACGTCCAAGAAGACAGCGGGAAAACGCCATTGGATCTCGCAGCCTACAAAGGACACAAGGAGTGCGTCGAGCTGTTATTGCAGTTCGGTGCTTCAGTATCGGTGCAG GACAACGTGACGCAACGTATGCCTGTACACTGCGCCGCCGCGGCGGGCCACGCCGACTGCCTGGCCCTGCTGCTGCAGCAGACGGACGATCCCAGCGTGGTGAATCGCTACGACGCGAAACAACGGACTCCCCTGATGCTGGCGGTCGCGAACAACCACATGGAATGCGCGATGTTGCTGTTGAAGTACAAAGCCGATTGCAATCTGCCTGACGTCAACAAGCACACACCGTTGTTTCGGGCAGTGGTCAATGAGCGAGACAATCAGATGGTGAAACTGTTGCTGAAGCACGGCGCGCGGGTGGCCGTGCAAGACACGAATGGGAAGACGCCGCTACACTTGGCAGCCGCCTGCGGCAG ATTGTGCGCTTTGGCGGCGCTCGTCACAGCCGATCCGACCGCGGCCGCACTGAAGGACGATCAAGGCTGCACTGTGCTCCACTGGGCTTGTTACAATGGGAATTCGAATTGCGTGGAGTATCTCTTGAATCACAGCGTGTTCGACTTCTTGGAAG acAATCCATTCTCCGCTGTACACTGCGCCGTATATCAGGGATCCGCGCACTGCTTGGACTTACTGATTAATAAGTTTGGCGGACAAGCGGTCGCCGCGCCGAGGGACTCGTCGTGCGGTCTGCTGCCGCTACACGTTGCGGCCAGCGCTGGATCCGTCGAGTGCGCGCTGCTGATTTTGAAGTCCGTTGGGCCGGAATTAGCCGGGCTCGAGTCGACCGATCACTTCGGACGGACGCCGCTTCTCTGCGCGGCTATCAACGGACAGTGCAACGCTATTG ACCTGCTGCTTCAGTGGAAGGCCGACGTGCGCGCCGTCGATTCCAGTATGAACACGGCGCTGCATTTGGCGTGCCAAAGACGGCATTCCGCCGCGGCAGAGTTGCTGCTGAGCTGGATCGAGTCGCTTGGCGGCAACGAGGCCGACAAGAACGCGTCGCAGCAGCAGCGTGTGACTATCATCAATATGAAGAACAAGCAGCAGCGAACGCCGCTGCATCTGGCGGCGAGAAACGGCCTTATAACG GTCACGCGGCAATTATTGCAATTGGGCGCGAGTGTCGTGGCCGTCGACGCCGATGGACTCACGCCCGCCTTAGCTTGCGCCCCGAATCCAGCAGTGGCCAAGTGCTTGGCCACTATTCTCGCCGCGCACG GACAAAACGGGGAGACCGCGCAGTACTCGCCGTCCATCCAGCAAACGTCGGAGGGGTATCTGAACGGCGGCCGGAACGGCGTGGACTCGCAGCACAGCTCCGACTCGGAGTTTTACTGA
- the LOC105671220 gene encoding serine/threonine-protein phosphatase 6 regulatory ankyrin repeat subunit A-like isoform X1, whose amino-acid sequence MNVFKDLQDEPPLLQAIFHGNIEAVRTLLSQQEDVNWQDKEQRSLLHAAAYRGDTAIVELLLLNGAVANSKDKKWLTPLHRACCSGNYNVVDYLLRYKADANARDRSWQTPLHVAAANNAVQCVELLIPHLLNINVTDRGGRTCLHHAAYNGHFEMVEYLIQFGCVINASDKKDRRALHFAAYNGHNEIVKTLIAKDADVNVKDRDLYTPLHAAAASANVECVHILISAGADVEAKNVYGNTPLHIACLNGCPRVIKELMSNHVNLEALNYRGQTALHVAAASLHGVQCFEMLIYNGLKVNVQSEDGRTPLHMTAIHGRFTRSKTLLDAGAFPDARDKNGNTALHIAAWFGFECLTTSLLESAASPATRNAQQRTPLHLSCLAGHIEVCRKLLQLDSRRIDARDIGGRTALHLAAFKGSVDCLDLLLSSGANFRLVDNDNRLALHHAASQGHYPCVFTLVGFGSDSNAQDVNGATPLHLAAAASNSNAQSYKCVQYLLQHRADPRLRDKRGFTAIHYAVAGGNQAALEALLNASSSETPTASSSSSTAEEPSLPALTPIHLAAYHGHDEILKLLLPLFPNTNVQEDSGKTPLDLAAYKGHKECVELLLQFGASVSVQDNVTQRMPVHCAAAAGHADCLALLLQQTDDPSVVNRYDAKQRTPLMLAVANNHMECAMLLLKYKADCNLPDVNKHTPLFRAVVNERDNQMVKLLLKHGARVAVQDTNGKTPLHLAAACGRLCALAALVTADPTAAALKDDQGCTVLHWACYNGNSNCVEYLLNHSVFDFLEDNPFSAVHCAVYQGSAHCLDLLINKFGGQAVAAPRDSSCGLLPLHVAASAGSVECALLILKSVGPELAGLESTDHFGRTPLLCAAINGQCNAIDLLLQWKADVRAVDSSMNTALHLACQRRHSAAAELLLSWIESLGGNEADKNASQQQRVTIINMKNKQQRTPLHLAARNGLITVTRQLLQLGASVVAVDADGLTPALACAPNPAVAKCLATILAAHGQNGETAQYSPSIQQTSEGYLNGGRNGVDSQHSSDSEFY is encoded by the exons ATGAACGTTTTTAAGGATCTTCAGGACGAG CCTCCCTTGTTGCAAGCTATATTTCATGGAAACATAGAAGCAGTTCGTACATTGTTATCTCAACAGGAGGATGTCAATTGGCAAGACAAGGAGCAGCGTTCCCTTTTACATGCTGCAGCATATAG AGGAGATACGGCTATTGTAGAACTTCTTTTGTTAAACGGTGCAGTTGCTAACAGCAAAGACAAGAAATGGTTAACTCCATTGCATAGAGCTTGTTGTTCTGGCAATTATAACGTAGTAGACTATTTATTAAGATACAAAGCAGACGCAAATGCCCGAGATCGCAGTTGGCAGACACCTCTCCATGTAGCAGCAGCAAATAACGCTGTGCAGTGTGTAGAACTTCTAATAccacatttattaaatatcaatgtCACAGACAG AGGCGGCAGAACGTGTCTTCATCATGCAGCGTATAACGGCCACTTCGAAATGGTGGAGTATCTAATACAGTTCGGTTGTGTGATAAATGCATCTGACAAAAAGGATCGAAGAGCTTTACACTTTGCGGCGTACAACGGCCACAATGAGATTGTAAAAACCTTGATAGCTAAGGACGCTGATGTGAACGTTAAA GATCGAGATTTATACACTCCGTTACACGCAGCAGCCGCTTCCGCTAACGTGGAGTGCGTGCATATTTTGATCAGTGCTGGCGCAGATGTCGAGGCGAAGAATGTCTACGGAAATACTCCGCTACACATTGCCTGCTTGAACGGATGTCCCCGTGTGATCAAGGAACTCATGTCTAATCATGTCAATTTAG AAGCGCTGAATTATCGGGGACAGACCGCGCTACATGTCGCCGCCGCCAGCTTACACGGCGTCCAGTGCTTCGAGATGCTTATATATAACGGACTGAAGGTGAACGTTCAGTCGGAGGACGGCCGTACGCCGTTGCACATGACTGCGATCCATGGAAGATTCACTCGCTCGAAAACACTGCTCGATGCGGGAGCCTTTCCGGACGCGAGAGACAAAAACGGAAACACAGCTTTACATATCGCCGCCTG GTTCGGTTTCGAGTGTTTGACGACGTCTCTGCTGGAAAGCGCCGCGTCTCCGGccacgcgcaacgcgcaacaACGCACGCCTTTGCATCTGAGCTGCCTGGCGGGACATATAGAA GTTTGCCGTAAGTTGTTGCAGCTTGATAGTAGACGAATTGATGCGCGAGACATCGGTGGCCGAACGGCCCTACATTTAGCAGCTTTTAAG GGTTCCGTGGATTGTCTAGATTTACTGTTATCGAGCGGCGCCAATTTCCGTCTCGTTGATAACGACAATCGACTGGCTCTCCACCACGCCGCGAGTCAAGGACATTATCCGTGTGTCTTCACACTGGTTGGATTTGGCAGCGACTCGAACGCTCAAGACGTGAACGGCGCCACTCCGCTGCACTTGGCCGCAGCGGCGTCGAACTCGAACGCCCA GTCCTACAAGTGCGTGCAGTACTTGCTGCAGCACCGAGCAGATCCGCGTTTACGCGATAAACGCGGTTTCACGGCGATTCACTACGCAGTGGCGGGCGGCAATCAAGCGGCGCTCGAGGCGCTTTTGAACGCCTCGTCGTCGGAAACTCCGACCGCTTCGTCCAGCTCGTCGACCGCGGAGGAACCATCCTTGCCAGCGCTCACTCCGATACATCTCGCG GCGTATCACGGTCACGACGAAATCTTGAAGCTGCTTCTGCCTTTGTTCCCCAACACGAACGTCCAAGAAGACAGCGGGAAAACGCCATTGGATCTCGCAGCCTACAAAGGACACAAGGAGTGCGTCGAGCTGTTATTGCAGTTCGGTGCTTCAGTATCGGTGCAG GACAACGTGACGCAACGTATGCCTGTACACTGCGCCGCCGCGGCGGGCCACGCCGACTGCCTGGCCCTGCTGCTGCAGCAGACGGACGATCCCAGCGTGGTGAATCGCTACGACGCGAAACAACGGACTCCCCTGATGCTGGCGGTCGCGAACAACCACATGGAATGCGCGATGTTGCTGTTGAAGTACAAAGCCGATTGCAATCTGCCTGACGTCAACAAGCACACACCGTTGTTTCGGGCAGTGGTCAATGAGCGAGACAATCAGATGGTGAAACTGTTGCTGAAGCACGGCGCGCGGGTGGCCGTGCAAGACACGAATGGGAAGACGCCGCTACACTTGGCAGCCGCCTGCGGCAG ATTGTGCGCTTTGGCGGCGCTCGTCACAGCCGATCCGACCGCGGCCGCACTGAAGGACGATCAAGGCTGCACTGTGCTCCACTGGGCTTGTTACAATGGGAATTCGAATTGCGTGGAGTATCTCTTGAATCACAGCGTGTTCGACTTCTTGGAAG acAATCCATTCTCCGCTGTACACTGCGCCGTATATCAGGGATCCGCGCACTGCTTGGACTTACTGATTAATAAGTTTGGCGGACAAGCGGTCGCCGCGCCGAGGGACTCGTCGTGCGGTCTGCTGCCGCTACACGTTGCGGCCAGCGCTGGATCCGTCGAGTGCGCGCTGCTGATTTTGAAGTCCGTTGGGCCGGAATTAGCCGGGCTCGAGTCGACCGATCACTTCGGACGGACGCCGCTTCTCTGCGCGGCTATCAACGGACAGTGCAACGCTATTG ACCTGCTGCTTCAGTGGAAGGCCGACGTGCGCGCCGTCGATTCCAGTATGAACACGGCGCTGCATTTGGCGTGCCAAAGACGGCATTCCGCCGCGGCAGAGTTGCTGCTGAGCTGGATCGAGTCGCTTGGCGGCAACGAGGCCGACAAGAACGCGTCGCAGCAGCAGCGTGTGACTATCATCAATATGAAGAACAAGCAGCAGCGAACGCCGCTGCATCTGGCGGCGAGAAACGGCCTTATAACG GTCACGCGGCAATTATTGCAATTGGGCGCGAGTGTCGTGGCCGTCGACGCCGATGGACTCACGCCCGCCTTAGCTTGCGCCCCGAATCCAGCAGTGGCCAAGTGCTTGGCCACTATTCTCGCCGCGCACG GACAAAACGGGGAGACCGCGCAGTACTCGCCGTCCATCCAGCAAACGTCGGAGGGGTATCTGAACGGCGGCCGGAACGGCGTGGACTCGCAGCACAGCTCCGACTCGGAGTTTTACTGA